The genomic interval AATCCAGGCGGTGCAACAACGTTTTGCGGAAGCGGCAAAACAACAGAACCACGCGTTAGCATTGCAAATCAACCAAGAATTTCACGTTCTGCTTTACACCCCGGCTCGTCAACCGCTTTTGCTCGAACTCGTCAGCAGTCTCGCGCTCCGCTCGGCGTGCTATCGTCAAATGTACTCGTCCATCCTCGCGCGCGATGAAATGGCAATCGCCGACCACACCGCGATCATCGCCGCGTGTCGCTACCGCGAGGTTGATCGCGCGAAAGTGTTGTTGGTGGAACATTTGCGCCATACGGTCGAAGGGGTTCTCAGCATCCTCTGATTTTCTCGCGCGCAACCCAGATCCGTTTCTTGTGCTTGTCTTAATGGAGGATTTCGTTGGATAAATTGATTATCACTGCCGCGCTCACCGGCGGAGTGACCCCACCGACAGGCGCGTTTGCAAATTGTTTGCGAGATGTGTAAACTCTGGATCACGTAAACCGAGATGAATCAGTGAGGTGAGCCATGTCTGCGAATAATCAACGCACAGTCCGAGGCGCATGTCCGCTGGATTGCCCCGATACGTGCAGTTGGGAAATAACCGTCGAGGATGGTCACGCCGTCGCGTTGCGCGGCGCGCGCGATCATCCGTTCACGCGCGGCAGTCTGTGCGCCAAGATGAACAACTACTTGGAGCATGTGTCTGCGCCCGACCGATTGCTTTATCCGTTGCGGCGCGTCGGTCGCAAGGGTGAAGGACGATTCGCGCGCATCACCTGGGACGAGGCGCTGGGCGAGATGGCGGAACGATTGAACGCGATCATCGCGCAACACGGCGGCGAAGCGATTTTGCCGTACGTTGGAACCGGCAATATGGGATTTCTCCAAGGCGAGGCGGGCGTGGGTCAACGATTGTGGAATACGCTCGGCGCGTCGGTTCACCTGGGAAATATCTGCTCGCGCGCGGGAAGTCTGGGCACGATCTACACGATGGGGTCGCGCGATGGCATGGATCCGGAAGAATGTCGTCATTCCAAGTTGATCATGCTCTGGGGCACGAATCCGCTCACGAGTCACAACCATGTTTGGCGCTTTATTAACCAAGCGCGCACCCAGGGCGCGTATGTCGTCGTGATTGATCCGATCCGCACGCGCACCGCCGATCAAGCCGACGAACATATCTCCATCATTCCTGGGACGGACGCCGCGCTTGCGCTCGGACTCTTGAACCTCGTCGTCACGCTGGGCGCGGAGGATCGCGCGTTCATCGAACAGAACACGCTCGGCTGGGATCATTATCGCGAACGCATCGCGGAATATCCGCCGGAACGCGTCGCGCGGATCACCGGCATCGCGGAAGAAAAAATTCGCGCGCTGGGCGAACGTCTCGCCACAACCAGACCGACGAGCATCCTCACCAAAATGGGCATGCAACGTCACGCCGGCGGCGGCATGGCTCTGCGAACGATCATGACCATCCCAGGTGTGACCGGCGATTGGCAATACCGGGGCGGCGGCGCGGTGTACTCGACCGGCGATTATTGCCAGGGAAATTTCGCGCGCCTCTTTCGTCCCGATCTGCGACCAGCCAAGACGCGCGTGCTCATGATGTCGCGTCTCGGCGAGAGTCTGCTCGAGGTCGCGAACCCGGCGGTGATGGCGCTTCTGATCTTGTGCGCGAATCCCGCCGCGAGCAATCCCGATCAAAACCAGATTCGCCGGGGATTGACGCGCGAGGACCTGTTCACAGTCGTCGTTGACCACTTTCAAACCGATACCGCGGATTACGCGGATCTCGTGTTGCCCTCCACAATGCAGCCCGAACACGCGGATATTCTTAACGCGTACGGACATCTCTATGTGATGTGGAACGAGCCAGCAGTGGCGCCGCCCGGCGAATGTCTTGCCAACACCGAAATCCTTCGTCGTTTGGCGCGACAAATGGGACTAACCGATTCGTACCTTTACGATAGCGACGAAGACCTGGCGCGCGCGTTCCTCGACACGGAGCATCCCTCGCTCCACGGAATTACTTTGGAAAAACTCAAGGAGCAGGGATGGGCGCGTTTGAATTATCCACAACCAACTCACGCATACCCGCTCGGTTTTCCAACGCCGTCGAGCAAGATCGAGTTCTACTCGAAGAAAGCGGCGAATGACGGATTCGATCCCTTGCCGACTTTTATCCCATCCCAGGAAGTTGTAGATGCGGAATTGGCAATGCGCTATCCGTTAATCCTCATCACCCCGGCGTCGCACTATTTCTTAAACAGCA from Chloroflexota bacterium carries:
- a CDS encoding GntR family transcriptional regulator gives rise to the protein MSSMFPVNGLTRTRSRALDVSLIPVREGLRLLAAEGLVTITPHRGAYVSELSHDGLLEIYRICQAREPLGIDLAIPQMTDQDFDKIQAVQQRFAEAAKQQNHALALQINQEFHVLLYTPARQPLLLELVSSLALRSACYRQMYSSILARDEMAIADHTAIIAACRYREVDRAKVLLVEHLRHTVEGVLSIL
- a CDS encoding molybdopterin-dependent oxidoreductase encodes the protein MSANNQRTVRGACPLDCPDTCSWEITVEDGHAVALRGARDHPFTRGSLCAKMNNYLEHVSAPDRLLYPLRRVGRKGEGRFARITWDEALGEMAERLNAIIAQHGGEAILPYVGTGNMGFLQGEAGVGQRLWNTLGASVHLGNICSRAGSLGTIYTMGSRDGMDPEECRHSKLIMLWGTNPLTSHNHVWRFINQARTQGAYVVVIDPIRTRTADQADEHISIIPGTDAALALGLLNLVVTLGAEDRAFIEQNTLGWDHYRERIAEYPPERVARITGIAEEKIRALGERLATTRPTSILTKMGMQRHAGGGMALRTIMTIPGVTGDWQYRGGGAVYSTGDYCQGNFARLFRPDLRPAKTRVLMMSRLGESLLEVANPAVMALLILCANPAASNPDQNQIRRGLTREDLFTVVVDHFQTDTADYADLVLPSTMQPEHADILNAYGHLYVMWNEPAVAPPGECLANTEILRRLARQMGLTDSYLYDSDEDLARAFLDTEHPSLHGITLEKLKEQGWARLNYPQPTHAYPLGFPTPSSKIEFYSKKAANDGFDPLPTFIPSQEVVDAELAMRYPLILITPASHYFLNSTFANKPDLARQAGPIRVILHPTDAAHRKLSHGDHARIFNDRGEFYAMVQVSDVIRPGLAMSPKGYWVKLNSHPSNANATVAERDSDMEGAVFHDNRVEVERSRS